The proteins below are encoded in one region of Buttiauxella gaviniae:
- a CDS encoding DMT family transporter — protein sequence MKQQAGIGILLALTTAICWGALPIAMKQVLTVMEPPTVVFYRFLMASLGLGTILAIRGKLPPLKLFRKPRWLVLLAIATGGLFGNFLLFSSSLQYLSPTASQVIGQLSPVGMMVASVVVLKEKMRGTQVIGAIMLLCGLVMFFNTSLIEIFTRLTDYTLGVIFGVLAATVWVTYGVAQKVLLRRLASQQILFLLYTLCTLALLPLAQLDKVFQLSHWQLACLVFCGLNTLVGYGALAEAMARWQAAQVSAIITLTPLFTLLFSDLLALAWPDFFAMPLLNLVGYSGAFVVVAGAMYSAIGHRLWGRWRKTEAVLPVQRSGE from the coding sequence ATGAAACAGCAGGCGGGAATCGGCATTCTTTTGGCATTGACCACGGCAATTTGCTGGGGCGCATTGCCAATTGCAATGAAGCAAGTTCTGACGGTAATGGAACCGCCGACAGTTGTCTTTTATCGCTTCCTGATGGCAAGCCTCGGGCTGGGAACTATTCTCGCCATACGAGGTAAATTACCGCCATTAAAATTGTTCCGTAAGCCACGCTGGCTGGTATTACTCGCTATAGCGACAGGTGGTTTATTCGGTAACTTTTTGCTGTTTAGTTCATCGTTGCAGTACCTGAGCCCAACGGCGTCTCAGGTTATTGGCCAGCTTTCCCCGGTGGGAATGATGGTGGCAAGTGTGGTCGTGCTCAAAGAGAAGATGCGCGGTACACAGGTCATCGGGGCCATAATGTTACTTTGCGGGTTGGTGATGTTCTTTAACACCAGCCTGATAGAAATTTTTACCCGCCTGACTGATTATACCCTCGGGGTTATTTTCGGTGTTCTGGCGGCGACAGTGTGGGTCACCTATGGTGTGGCGCAGAAGGTATTATTACGCCGCCTGGCCTCGCAACAGATCCTCTTTTTACTGTACACTTTATGTACTCTTGCGCTTTTGCCCTTGGCTCAACTGGATAAGGTTTTCCAACTCAGCCACTGGCAACTGGCGTGTTTAGTTTTCTGTGGCCTGAATACACTGGTTGGGTATGGGGCACTGGCAGAAGCCATGGCACGGTGGCAGGCGGCACAGGTTAGCGCCATTATTACGCTAACTCCGCTGTTTACCTTGCTGTTTTCAGATTTATTAGCGTTAGCCTGGCCCGATTTCTTCGCCATGCCGTTACTTAACCTCGTAGGTTATAGCGGTGCGTTCGTCGTGGTTGCAGGTGCAATGTATTCAGCCATTGGTCACCGTCTTTGGGGACGCTGGCGCAAAACCGAAGCTGTTCTTCCAGTACAACGTTCGGGCGAATGA
- the rpmA gene encoding 50S ribosomal protein L27 produces MAHKKAGGSTRNGRDSEAKRLGVKRFGGEAVLAGSIIVRQRGTKFHAGSNVGCGKDHTLFALTDGKVKFEVKGPKNRKFISIVAE; encoded by the coding sequence ATGGCACATAAAAAGGCTGGCGGCTCTACTCGTAACGGTCGCGATTCCGAAGCTAAACGTCTGGGCGTAAAACGTTTCGGCGGTGAAGCAGTTCTGGCAGGCAGCATTATCGTTCGTCAACGTGGTACTAAATTCCACGCTGGTTCTAACGTAGGTTGCGGCAAAGATCATACTCTGTTCGCTTTGACTGACGGTAAAGTTAAGTTCGAAGTTAAAGGCCCGAAAAACCGTAAGTTCATCAGCATCGTTGCTGAATAA
- the rplU gene encoding 50S ribosomal protein L21: MYAVFQSGGKQHRVSEGQTIRLEKLDIATGEAVEFAEVLMIANGEEIKIGVPFVDGGVIKAEVVAHGRGEKIKIVKFRRRKHYRKQQGHRQWFTDVKITGISA; this comes from the coding sequence ATGTACGCGGTTTTCCAAAGTGGTGGTAAACAACACCGAGTAAGCGAAGGTCAAACCATTCGCCTGGAAAAGCTGGACATCGCAACTGGCGAAGCAGTTGAGTTCGCAGAAGTTCTGATGATCGCTAATGGTGAAGAAATCAAAATCGGCGTTCCTTTCGTCGATGGCGGCGTAATCAAAGCTGAAGTTGTTGCTCATGGTCGTGGCGAGAAAATTAAGATTGTTAAGTTTCGTCGTCGTAAACACTACCGTAAGCAGCAGGGTCATCGTCAGTGGTTTACTGATGTGAAAATTACCGGCATCAGCGCTTAA
- the ispB gene encoding octaprenyl diphosphate synthase — protein MNLEKINELTAQDMAGVNAVILEQLNSDVQLINQLGYYIVSGGGKRIRPMIAVLAARALGYQGNAHVNIAALIEFIHTATLLHDDVVDESDMRRGKATANAAFGNAASVLVGDFIYTRAFQMMTQLGSLKVLEVMSEAVNVIAEGEVLQLMNCNDPDITEESYMRVIYSKTARLFEAAAQCSGILADATAEQEKALQDYGRYLGTAFQLIDDLLDYSADGQTLGKNVGDDLNEGKPTLPLLHAMRNGTAEQAKMIREAIEQGNGRHLLQPVLDAMANCGSLEWTQLRAEQEADKAIAALEILPQTEHKEALIALAHMAVQRDR, from the coding sequence ATGAATTTAGAAAAAATTAATGAGTTAACCGCGCAAGATATGGCGGGAGTCAATGCGGTCATCCTTGAACAGTTAAATTCAGATGTCCAATTGATCAATCAGTTAGGGTATTACATCGTCAGCGGCGGCGGGAAACGTATCCGCCCGATGATTGCTGTTCTTGCTGCTCGCGCGCTCGGTTATCAGGGTAATGCACACGTCAATATTGCAGCGCTCATTGAATTTATCCATACCGCCACGTTGCTGCATGATGATGTTGTCGATGAATCCGATATGCGCCGTGGCAAGGCAACGGCTAATGCAGCATTTGGTAATGCGGCAAGCGTTCTGGTTGGCGATTTTATTTATACCCGCGCTTTCCAGATGATGACGCAGCTCGGCTCACTGAAGGTTCTTGAAGTGATGTCCGAAGCGGTAAACGTCATTGCTGAGGGCGAAGTTCTGCAACTAATGAACTGCAATGACCCTGATATCACCGAAGAAAGTTACATGCGGGTGATTTACAGCAAAACGGCACGTTTATTTGAAGCGGCGGCTCAGTGTTCAGGGATTTTAGCGGATGCTACTGCCGAACAAGAGAAAGCCCTTCAGGATTATGGCCGTTATCTCGGGACTGCCTTCCAGCTTATTGACGATCTTTTGGATTACAGCGCTGACGGGCAAACGCTGGGTAAGAATGTCGGTGATGACCTTAACGAAGGTAAACCGACTCTCCCACTTTTACACGCCATGCGCAATGGTACTGCAGAGCAAGCCAAAATGATTCGTGAAGCTATTGAGCAAGGCAACGGGCGTCATTTGCTGCAGCCGGTGTTAGATGCAATGGCTAACTGTGGTTCGCTGGAATGGACTCAATTACGAGCGGAACAGGAAGCAGATAAAGCGATTGCCGCCCTGGAAATCCTGCCACAAACCGAACATAAAGAGGCGTTAATTGCCCTGGCTCACATGGCTGTTCAACGCGACCGTTAA
- the sfsB gene encoding DNA-binding transcriptional regulator SfsB yields MESIQSDWHPADIIAGLRKRGTSLAAESRKAGLSSSTLANALTRPWPKGELIIAQALETSPWKIWPSRYYDPQTHQLINRASLMRKR; encoded by the coding sequence ATGGAAAGTATACAATCTGACTGGCACCCGGCAGATATCATCGCAGGGTTACGTAAACGCGGAACATCACTGGCGGCTGAATCACGAAAAGCGGGTCTGAGTTCATCGACTCTGGCGAATGCATTGACGCGCCCGTGGCCCAAAGGTGAGTTGATCATCGCCCAGGCGCTGGAAACATCACCCTGGAAGATTTGGCCATCTCGCTATTATGATCCGCAAACTCATCAGTTGATTAACCGAGCGAGTTTAATGCGTAAGCGATAA
- the murA gene encoding UDP-N-acetylglucosamine 1-carboxyvinyltransferase, with amino-acid sequence MDKFRVQGPTQLSGEVTISGAKNAALPILFAALLAEEPVEIQNVPKLKDIDTTMKLLSQLGTKVERNGSVWIDASDVNIFCAPYELVKTMRASIWALGPLVARFGQGQVSLPGGCAIGARPVDLHITGLEQLGAEIKLEEGYVKASVQGRLKGAHIVMDKVSVGATVTIMSAATLAEGTTIIENAAREPEIVDTANFLNTLGAKITGAGSDRITIEGVERLGGGVYRVLPDRIETGTFLVAAAISGGKIVCRNAQPDTLDAVLAKLREAGADIEVGDDWISLDMHGKRPKGVTVRTAPHPGFPTDMQAQFTLLNLVAEGTGVITETIFENRFMHVPELIRMGAHAEIESNTVICHGVEKLSGAQVMATDLRASASLVLAGCIAEGTTVVDRIYHIDRGYERIEDKLQALGAKIERVKGSGTSGE; translated from the coding sequence ATGGATAAATTTCGTGTTCAGGGGCCAACCCAACTCAGTGGTGAAGTGACGATCTCCGGGGCGAAGAATGCCGCGCTGCCGATCCTCTTCGCAGCCCTGTTGGCCGAAGAGCCAGTTGAGATTCAAAACGTTCCAAAACTGAAAGACATTGATACCACCATGAAACTGTTAAGCCAGTTGGGTACCAAAGTTGAACGTAATGGATCGGTCTGGATTGATGCCAGCGACGTCAATATTTTCTGTGCGCCGTATGAGCTGGTGAAAACCATGCGTGCTTCCATCTGGGCGCTGGGTCCGTTGGTTGCTCGTTTTGGTCAGGGCCAGGTTTCTTTGCCTGGCGGGTGTGCTATCGGCGCTCGTCCGGTTGATTTGCACATCACGGGCCTTGAGCAGCTCGGTGCCGAAATCAAACTGGAAGAGGGCTACGTTAAAGCCTCTGTCCAGGGCCGTCTGAAAGGCGCGCACATTGTGATGGATAAGGTGAGCGTAGGCGCTACCGTCACCATCATGAGTGCAGCGACCCTTGCTGAAGGTACTACCATCATTGAAAACGCCGCTCGCGAGCCGGAAATCGTTGATACAGCGAACTTCCTGAATACGCTGGGCGCAAAAATCACGGGCGCTGGTAGCGATCGCATCACCATTGAAGGTGTTGAGCGTCTGGGCGGCGGTGTTTACCGAGTATTGCCTGACCGTATCGAAACCGGTACTTTCCTGGTTGCTGCGGCAATTTCAGGCGGGAAAATTGTTTGCCGTAATGCCCAACCAGACACGCTGGATGCGGTGCTGGCGAAGCTGCGCGAAGCAGGCGCGGATATTGAAGTCGGTGACGACTGGATTAGCCTGGATATGCACGGTAAGCGCCCTAAAGGCGTTACAGTGCGCACTGCGCCACACCCTGGTTTCCCGACTGACATGCAGGCTCAGTTCACCTTGCTGAACCTGGTTGCTGAAGGCACTGGTGTTATTACTGAAACGATCTTTGAAAATCGCTTCATGCACGTTCCGGAACTGATCCGTATGGGCGCACATGCAGAGATTGAGAGTAATACTGTCATTTGCCACGGCGTTGAAAAACTGTCTGGTGCGCAAGTGATGGCGACCGACCTGCGTGCGTCCGCAAGCCTTGTTCTGGCGGGTTGTATTGCAGAAGGCACTACCGTTGTTGACCGTATTTATCACATCGATCGTGGCTACGAGCGCATTGAAGATAAACTTCAGGCGTTAGGTGCGAAGATTGAGCGTGTGAAAGGTAGTGGTACCAGCGGCGAATAA
- the ibaG gene encoding BolA family iron metabolism protein IbaG, translating into MENHEIQTVLMNALPLQEVHVSGDGSHFQVIAVGELFAELSRVKKQQTVYAPLMELIAENRIHAVSIKTYTPQEWDRDRKLNGF; encoded by the coding sequence ATGGAAAATCATGAAATTCAGACAGTGCTGATGAACGCACTGCCCCTCCAGGAAGTCCACGTCTCAGGCGATGGCAGCCATTTTCAGGTGATTGCGGTGGGTGAGTTATTCGCCGAGTTAAGTCGCGTGAAGAAGCAACAAACAGTTTATGCACCTCTGATGGAACTGATTGCGGAAAACCGTATTCATGCCGTTTCTATCAAGACCTACACTCCGCAAGAGTGGGATCGCGACCGTAAACTAAATGGTTTTTGA
- the mlaB gene encoding lipid asymmetry maintenance protein MlaB produces MADELNWQREAATLHLTGELDSDTVGSLWRQREQIMAGVKVLDLSGLSRVDTSGLALLIHLVAFARRQNVEVALLGATENLQTLTKLYNLPENILPAFAG; encoded by the coding sequence ATGGCAGACGAACTTAACTGGCAGCGTGAAGCGGCAACCTTACACCTGACGGGCGAGTTGGACAGCGACACAGTGGGGTCATTGTGGCGTCAGCGCGAACAAATCATGGCGGGAGTTAAGGTGCTAGATCTCTCTGGTTTGTCACGTGTGGATACCTCAGGTTTAGCGCTTTTAATTCATTTGGTGGCTTTTGCGCGCCGCCAAAATGTTGAAGTGGCGCTTTTAGGTGCCACCGAGAATTTACAGACGCTGACTAAACTTTATAACCTTCCAGAAAACATCCTCCCTGCATTTGCAGGCTAG
- the mlaC gene encoding phospholipid-binding protein MlaC, with amino-acid sequence MFKRLIMIAMLVIAPLANAADQSNPYKLMGEAAQKTFDRLKNEQPKIRQNPDYLRDIVGQELMPYVQIKYAGALVLGRYYKEATPAQRDAYFKAFEAYLKQAYGQALAMYNGQSYQIAPEQPLGDATIVAIRVTIIDPNGRPPVRLDFQWRKNSQTGNWQAYDMIAEGVSMITTKQNEWSDILRTKGIDGLTAQLQSISRQPITLEAKK; translated from the coding sequence ATGTTTAAAAGACTTATTATGATTGCCATGTTGGTTATCGCGCCACTGGCGAATGCTGCGGATCAAAGCAACCCTTACAAGTTAATGGGCGAAGCGGCACAAAAAACATTTGATAGGCTGAAAAACGAGCAGCCTAAAATTCGTCAGAACCCTGATTACCTTCGTGACATCGTGGGCCAGGAACTGATGCCGTATGTGCAGATCAAATATGCGGGCGCTCTTGTTTTAGGGCGTTACTACAAAGAAGCTACGCCAGCACAGCGCGATGCTTATTTCAAAGCTTTTGAAGCGTATCTGAAACAAGCCTATGGTCAGGCGCTGGCCATGTATAACGGGCAATCCTATCAAATCGCCCCTGAGCAACCGCTGGGTGATGCCACTATTGTGGCGATTCGCGTAACTATCATTGATCCAAATGGTCGTCCTCCGGTACGTCTGGATTTCCAGTGGCGTAAAAACAGCCAGACGGGCAACTGGCAGGCATATGACATGATTGCCGAAGGTGTGAGCATGATTACCACCAAACAAAATGAGTGGAGTGACATTCTGCGTACCAAAGGTATCGACGGTTTGACCGCTCAGTTGCAATCTATCTCACGCCAGCCAATTACTCTGGAAGCGAAAAAGTAA
- the mlaD gene encoding outer membrane lipid asymmetry maintenance protein MlaD, with product MQTKKFETGVGAFLIIALAAIVFLCLKVANVTSLRNEPTYRVYATFDNIGSLKTGSPLRLGGVVIGRVDDITLDPKTYLPRVTLDIEQRYNHIPDTSSLAIRTSGLLGEQYLALNLGFDDPELGSSILKEGGTIQDTKSALVLEDLIGQFLYKSGNGDKQNSGDSSAQDSEKSSAAPQPGTAH from the coding sequence ATGCAAACTAAGAAATTTGAAACTGGGGTTGGCGCATTTTTAATTATCGCACTGGCGGCCATCGTATTCTTGTGTCTGAAAGTGGCGAACGTCACTTCGCTGCGCAATGAACCTACGTACCGGGTCTATGCGACTTTTGATAACATCGGCAGCCTGAAAACAGGTTCTCCGCTGCGCCTTGGAGGCGTGGTCATTGGCCGTGTTGATGACATTACGCTTGATCCGAAAACGTACTTACCTCGCGTCACACTGGATATTGAACAGCGCTACAACCATATTCCGGATACCAGTTCGCTGGCGATCCGCACCTCAGGTTTATTAGGCGAGCAATATCTCGCGCTAAACCTCGGTTTTGATGACCCTGAATTGGGTTCATCTATCCTTAAAGAGGGCGGCACGATTCAGGACACCAAATCAGCCCTGGTGCTGGAAGACCTGATTGGCCAATTCTTGTATAAGAGCGGTAACGGCGATAAGCAGAATTCAGGGGATTCCTCAGCGCAGGATTCAGAGAAAAGTAGTGCGGCACCACAGCCTGGTACGGCGCACTAA
- the mlaE gene encoding lipid asymmetry maintenance ABC transporter permease subunit MlaE, with protein MLFNALASFGRRGLKTCASFGRAGIMLFNAVVGKPEFRKHAPLLVRQLYNVGVLSLIIIIVSGLFIGMVLGLQGYLVLTTYSAESSLGMLVALSLLRELGPVVAALLFAGRAGSALTAEIGLMKATEQLSSMEMMAVDPLRRVVSPRFWAGVISLPLLTLIFVAVGIWGGALVGVNWKGIDAGFFWSAMQNAVSWRTDLVNCVIKSVVFAITVTWIALFNGYDAIPTSAGISRATTRTVVHASLAVLGLDFVLTALMFGN; from the coding sequence ATGCTCTTTAATGCACTGGCATCGTTTGGGCGGCGTGGGCTAAAAACCTGTGCGTCATTTGGCCGGGCCGGGATCATGCTTTTTAATGCGGTGGTGGGGAAGCCTGAATTCCGCAAACATGCGCCATTGCTGGTTCGCCAACTGTATAACGTCGGCGTGTTATCGCTGATTATCATCATCGTTTCCGGTTTATTTATCGGCATGGTTCTTGGCTTGCAAGGTTACCTGGTGCTGACCACATACAGCGCAGAATCAAGCCTCGGCATGTTGGTTGCTTTGTCATTGCTTCGTGAACTCGGCCCGGTGGTTGCGGCGCTACTTTTTGCCGGACGCGCGGGTTCAGCGCTGACCGCAGAAATTGGTCTAATGAAGGCGACAGAGCAGCTCTCCAGCATGGAGATGATGGCGGTCGACCCGCTGCGTCGGGTAGTTTCACCGCGTTTTTGGGCAGGTGTAATTTCATTGCCTTTGCTGACGCTCATCTTTGTGGCGGTGGGTATTTGGGGGGGCGCGCTGGTCGGTGTGAACTGGAAGGGTATTGATGCCGGTTTCTTCTGGTCTGCGATGCAAAATGCCGTCAGTTGGCGCACCGATCTGGTTAACTGTGTCATTAAAAGTGTGGTGTTTGCGATTACAGTAACCTGGATTGCTTTATTCAATGGTTACGATGCTATTCCTACGTCCGCAGGGATTAGCCGGGCAACAACACGCACCGTTGTGCACGCTTCACTGGCCGTTTTGGGTCTGGATTTTGTGCTAACAGCACTGATGTTTGGGAATTAA
- the mlaF gene encoding phospholipid ABC transporter ATP-binding protein MlaF, producing the protein MSQTQTNLVEIRDVSFTRGSRRIFDNISLNVPRGKITAIMGPSGIGKTTLLRLIGGQIQPDRGEILFDGENVPSMSRSRLYNVRKRMSMLFQSGALFTDLNVFENVAYPLREHRRLPEELLRSTVMMKLEAVGLRGAAKLMPNELSGGMARRAALARAIALEPDLIMFDEPFVGQDPITMGVLVKLISELNSALGVTCIVVSHDVPEVLSIADYAYIAADQHIVAEGTPTALRENSDPRVRQFLDGIADGPVPFRYPATDYQNDLLSDTGS; encoded by the coding sequence ATGAGCCAGACGCAGACGAATCTGGTCGAAATTCGCGACGTAAGTTTTACTCGCGGCAGTCGGCGCATCTTTGACAATATTTCACTGAATGTACCACGCGGCAAAATTACCGCCATAATGGGGCCTTCAGGAATTGGCAAAACGACATTATTGCGGTTGATCGGCGGTCAAATTCAGCCCGATCGCGGTGAAATCCTCTTTGACGGCGAAAACGTGCCGTCTATGTCGCGCTCTCGTTTATATAACGTGCGTAAACGCATGAGTATGCTGTTTCAATCCGGCGCGCTATTTACCGACCTTAATGTCTTTGAAAATGTGGCGTATCCGCTGCGTGAACATCGCCGTTTGCCAGAGGAATTGCTGCGTAGCACCGTTATGATGAAACTCGAAGCGGTGGGGTTACGCGGAGCCGCGAAACTCATGCCTAACGAACTTTCAGGCGGCATGGCCCGAAGAGCTGCGCTTGCTCGCGCTATCGCACTCGAACCCGACCTCATTATGTTTGATGAACCTTTTGTCGGTCAGGACCCCATTACCATGGGCGTGCTGGTAAAACTGATTTCAGAATTAAACAGTGCATTGGGTGTCACATGTATTGTGGTTTCGCACGATGTTCCTGAAGTATTGAGTATTGCCGATTACGCCTATATCGCCGCAGATCAGCACATTGTGGCTGAAGGAACGCCAACGGCGTTGCGTGAAAATAGTGACCCGCGGGTGCGTCAATTCCTTGATGGTATTGCCGATGGGCCAGTACCGTTCCGCTATCCGGCAACGGATTATCAGAATGATTTATTATCAGATACAGGGAGTTAA
- a CDS encoding calcium/sodium antiporter, which produces MLLATALLIIGLLLVVYGADRLVFAASILCRSFGVPPLLIGLTVVSIGTSLPELIVASSAALHGQLNLAVGTALGSNITNILLILGLAALLHPFTVNSDILRRELPLMLVASAVIGWLIFDNQLSRIDGVILIAVAVAYLLFTIKIAHLAGQEGADKLTREQLSELPREGNRPVAFLWLAVALIIMPMATRMVIDNASVLAHYFGVSELVIGLTIISVGTSLPELATTIAGARKGEDDIAIGNIIGSNIFNIVLVLGIPALIAPGEIDPLAFARDYWVMLIVSAIFAVLCWRKPRSIGKTAGALLTCGFFVWIVVLWLFASPVIG; this is translated from the coding sequence ATGCTGTTAGCTACAGCTCTGTTAATTATCGGTTTGCTTTTGGTCGTCTATGGTGCCGACCGACTGGTGTTTGCCGCATCAATACTGTGCCGTAGTTTTGGGGTTCCACCTCTGCTGATCGGTTTAACCGTGGTAAGCATCGGCACATCTTTGCCTGAACTTATCGTCGCAAGTTCTGCCGCCTTACACGGACAATTGAATTTAGCGGTAGGAACGGCGCTTGGCTCAAATATCACCAATATTCTACTGATTCTCGGCTTAGCGGCCCTTTTGCATCCATTTACCGTGAATTCCGATATTCTACGGCGCGAATTACCCCTAATGTTAGTCGCAAGCGCGGTTATTGGATGGCTTATTTTCGATAACCAGCTTAGCCGTATTGATGGCGTGATACTGATTGCTGTAGCGGTGGCGTATCTGCTATTTACGATTAAAATAGCGCACCTCGCAGGCCAGGAAGGCGCTGATAAGCTGACTCGCGAACAGTTGTCGGAGCTTCCTCGGGAAGGAAATCGCCCCGTCGCATTTTTATGGCTCGCTGTAGCCTTAATTATTATGCCGATGGCGACACGTATGGTTATCGATAACGCCAGCGTACTGGCTCATTACTTTGGTGTAAGTGAGTTGGTGATTGGCCTGACGATTATCTCGGTTGGCACCAGCCTCCCTGAGCTTGCAACGACAATCGCAGGGGCGCGCAAGGGCGAAGATGATATTGCGATAGGGAATATCATTGGCTCAAATATTTTTAATATTGTTTTAGTCCTGGGCATTCCCGCGTTAATCGCCCCGGGTGAAATAGACCCCCTCGCCTTTGCGCGGGACTATTGGGTGATGTTGATCGTGAGTGCTATTTTCGCCGTACTTTGCTGGCGCAAGCCTCGCTCTATCGGCAAGACGGCAGGCGCTCTGTTAACATGTGGTTTCTTCGTATGGATTGTGGTGCTCTGGCTCTTTGCATCACCGGTCATAGGGTAA
- the kdsD gene encoding arabinose-5-phosphate isomerase KdsD, whose translation MSQIDIQPGFDFQQAGKDVLKIEREGLEQLGQYINADFSLACEKMFYCPGKVVVMGMGKSGHIGKKMAATFASTGTPSFFVHPGEASHGDLGMVTAQDIVIAISNSGESNEILALIPVLKRLQVPLICITSRPESSMGKAADVHLCVKVPQEACPLGLAPTSSTTATLVMGDALAVALLKARGFTAEDFALSHPGGALGRKLLLRVSDIMHSGDEIPHVSKEASLRDALLEITRKNMGMTVICDSLMKIEGIFTDGDLRRVFDMGVDLHTLNIADVMTVGGIRVRPTTLAVDALNLMQSRHITSVLVADGDQLLGVVHMHDMLRAGVV comes from the coding sequence ATGTCACAGATAGATATACAACCGGGTTTTGACTTTCAGCAAGCAGGTAAAGACGTCCTGAAGATCGAACGTGAAGGCCTGGAACAGCTTGGGCAATACATCAATGCCGACTTCTCTTTGGCCTGTGAAAAAATGTTCTACTGCCCGGGTAAAGTGGTCGTGATGGGCATGGGTAAGTCGGGCCACATCGGTAAAAAGATGGCGGCGACGTTTGCCAGCACTGGCACCCCTTCGTTTTTCGTCCATCCAGGTGAAGCAAGCCACGGCGACCTTGGCATGGTTACCGCGCAAGATATTGTTATCGCAATTTCTAACTCCGGTGAATCAAACGAGATACTGGCGCTGATTCCCGTTCTCAAACGCTTGCAGGTTCCGCTGATTTGTATCACCAGTCGCCCTGAAAGCTCGATGGGTAAAGCGGCTGATGTTCATCTGTGCGTTAAGGTGCCGCAGGAAGCCTGCCCACTGGGCCTGGCGCCGACATCCAGTACTACTGCCACGCTGGTAATGGGTGATGCTCTTGCAGTCGCACTTCTTAAAGCCCGAGGCTTTACCGCAGAAGATTTTGCACTTTCTCACCCAGGCGGCGCGTTGGGTCGTAAACTGTTGTTACGCGTCAGCGACATTATGCACAGCGGTGATGAGATCCCCCACGTCAGTAAAGAGGCGTCTTTGCGTGATGCGCTGCTGGAAATCACGCGCAAAAATATGGGTATGACAGTAATCTGCGACTCCCTGATGAAAATCGAAGGGATCTTCACCGATGGTGACTTGCGCCGCGTCTTTGATATGGGCGTTGATCTCCACACCCTGAATATTGCAGATGTCATGACCGTCGGCGGGATTCGCGTTCGCCCCACGACGCTTGCAGTTGATGCCCTGAATTTGATGCAATCTCGTCATATTACTTCGGTATTGGTTGCGGATGGCGACCAACTGCTCGGTGTGGTACATATGCATGACATGCTACGCGCAGGCGTGGTTTAA
- the kdsC gene encoding 3-deoxy-manno-octulosonate-8-phosphatase KdsC: MSNHEASLATCYGPVSTRVMERAANVRLLILDVDGVMSDGLIYMGNSGEELKAFNVRDGYGIRCALTSDIDVAIITGRKAKLLEDRCETLGITHLYQGQSDKLVAFQHLLDKLAIPAEQVAYVGDDLIDWPVMAKVGLSVAVSDAHPLLIPRADYVTRIAGGRGAVREVCDLLLLAQGKLDEAKGLSI, from the coding sequence ATGAGTAACCATGAAGCGTCTCTTGCCACGTGTTATGGGCCGGTAAGTACGCGCGTGATGGAGCGGGCCGCAAACGTGCGCCTGCTCATTTTAGACGTTGACGGTGTGATGTCTGATGGCCTGATTTACATGGGTAATAGCGGCGAAGAGCTGAAAGCCTTCAACGTGCGCGACGGCTACGGTATTCGCTGCGCATTAACATCTGATATTGACGTCGCCATTATTACAGGCCGAAAAGCTAAACTGCTTGAAGACCGCTGTGAAACGCTGGGGATCACCCACCTTTACCAGGGGCAGTCTGACAAGCTGGTGGCTTTTCAGCATCTATTAGATAAGCTTGCTATCCCTGCCGAACAGGTCGCCTACGTTGGGGATGATTTAATCGACTGGCCGGTGATGGCTAAAGTAGGTTTGAGCGTTGCAGTTTCTGATGCTCACCCACTGCTGATTCCTCGTGCCGACTACGTAACCCGTATTGCCGGTGGCCGTGGGGCCGTTCGGGAAGTCTGCGATCTCCTGTTACTGGCTCAGGGAAAGCTTGATGAGGCCAAAGGGCTATCTATATGA